gcatgtgtgtgtgtgtagttcacGTGTTTATGTGTTCTTTTCTCCCCCACCAGTCCAAGCTGGGTCACCTGACTCTGCTGTTGTGTACGGCGCACACCTACCTGTACGGCTGGAACAGATTCCTGAGTTCCTCCACCTACAAGTGGTACACCCCACCGGGCTACATGCTGTGTCTGGTGCTTCCCTCTGTGGTGCTGCTACTCAAGCTGCTGCTCATAACCCCCTGTGTGGACCGAACCATCACACGCATACGACAGGGCTGGGAGAGGGGGGCAGATCAGAGGAACCCTAAAGACAGCCAACCACTGATACcttaaaggacacacacacagacacacacacaaaataacaccCTCGGTGTGATGACAGCTTTGTCTTTGAGGCATGAACTCTAATTTCTTTGCTATTGTACCCTCAGAGGTTGGCTACCATTCAATCATCGTTTGCCATGATTCTGGGAtcaaaaacaaacaataacaTTTAATTGATATGCAGTCAAATTTATTTTTATATTACACTGTAAACATTGCAGCAttttaaaacatatattttcaACAGTACACAAACCAGACACTAGTTTTCACTGGTGTAagctctctctatcactctctcataTTCTCTCTTACTGTACATCCTCTCTCTTCTTTGACTGATTGTACAGTTATCCCCAGATGAAACACAGGTTTCCGAGACATATAAACgtttttaaatgtatattttgtgTCTGTCTCATACATCTCCAGGGGCAGGTCAGACACATAAAAACACATCTATCAGTGTGATTCTCTCTGGGGCAGAGTGTTATTATTTCCTCCAGAAAACAGACTCTCTGAAACCCAGCAACAGACTTCCCTTTCATCACTAGATAGACAGAGTGGCCCACAGTGTCTTCTGTTATGGGGAGCACTTCCATTTGTGGTGGATATAGCTGGCTCtttgtgtacagtgccttgcaaaagtattcatcccctttggcatttttcctatttgttGAATTACTACCTGTAATTTCAATAGATTTTTATTTAGATTTCATGTAATTGACATACCCAAAATAGTCCaatttggtgaagtgaaaaaaattatttgtttaaaacttagtgctgaaatcccgttaatgggatcggtatgacaacagccagtgaaactgcagggcgccaaattcaaaacaacaaaaatctcaagtattttacaccattttaaagctaaaattcttgttaatccagccacagtgtatgatttcaaaaaggctttatagtgaaagcaccacaaacaattatgttaaggtcaccaccaagtcacagaaaaacacagccattttttcagcCAAATCTAGGAgacacaaaaagcacaaatagagatcaaatgaatcactaacctttgatgatcttcatcggatgacactaataggacttcatgttacacaatacatgtgtgttttgtttgataaagttaatatttatatttaaaaaaatctgagtttccattggcgcattatgttcagtagttccaaaaacatccagtgattttgcatagccacatcaatttacagaaatactcataaacattgataagagTTATAAGTGTTATGTGTGGAATtatagatccacttctccttaatgcaaccgctgtgtcagattacaaaaaagctttacggaaaaagcaaaccatgcaataatctgagaatgGCGCTCAGAAAACATTTACATATatccaccatgttggagtcaacagaagttagaaataacaatataaatattcacttacctttgatgatcttcatcagaatgcactcccaggaatcctagttccacaataaatgtttgatttgttcaataatgtccgtcatttatgtccaaatagctacttttgttagcgtgtttggtaaacaaatcaaaactcacGAAGCGCATTCACTAGTTGCAGAGGAAAtgtcaaaaagttatattacagtcctttagaaacaggtcaaacgatgtatggaatcaatctttaggatgtttaacataaatcatcaataaggttccaaccggagaattcctttgtcttcagaaatgcaaagaAACGCAGCTActtctcatgtgaaatgcgcgtgaccagcctgtggcactctgccagagacctgactcattcagctctcattcggccccacctcacagtagaagcatcaaacaagtttctaaagacagttgacatctagtggaagccttaggaagtgcaacttgaccaacatcccactgtgtattcgataggggcagagttgaaaatcgaccaacctcagatttcccacttcctgtttggattttttctcaggtttttccCTGCCAtctgagttctgttatactcacagacatcattcaaacagtttgagaaatgtcagagtgttttctatccaaatgtactaACAATATGCATacattagcaactgggactgagtttactctgggcacctctgggcaccttaatcatccaagctactcaatactgcccccggCCATtagaagttttttttaaatgcaacaaaaaaactaaaaaaactttaaaaaacgGAAaggtggtgcgtgcatatgtattcaccccctttgctatgaaatcCCTAAATAGGATGTGGTGCAACCAATTAGCTTaggaagtcacataattagttaaataaagtccacctgtgtgcaatctaagtgtcacgtgATCTCAGCATATAGACACCTGTTCTGAAAAGcctcagagtctgcaacaccactaagcaaggagcaccaccaagaaagcagcaccatgaagaccaaagagctctccaaacagatcagggacaaagttggggagaagtacagatcagggttgggttataaaaaaatatctgaaactttgaacatcccacggagcaccattcaaaccattatttaaaaaatggaaagaatatcgcgccacaacaaacctgccaaaagaGGGCGGCCCAccaaactcacagaccaggcaaggagggcattaatcagagaggcaacaaagagaccaaagataaccgtaaaggagctgcaaagctccacagcggagattggagtatcggTCCataggtgtaacggttttcttgaggtgaatcaaatcaaatcaaatcacatgtatttatatagcccttcgtacatcagctgatatctcaaagtgctgtacagaaacccagcctaaaaccccaaacagcaagcaatgcaggtgtagaagcacggtggttaggaaaaactccctagaaaggccaaaacctaggaagaaacctagagaggaaccaggctatgtggggtggccagtcctcttctggctgtgccgggtagagattataacagaacatggccaagatgttcaaatgttcataaatggccagcatggtcgaataataataaggcagaacagttgaaactggagcagcagcacagccaggtggactggggacagcaagaaggagaggcggaccaaaacgcagcgtggtggttattcatggtactttaataaagacactatacatgaataaactaacaaaacaatacatgtgagaaaacctaaacagcctatctggtgaaaacaaacacagagacaggaacaatcacccaccaacacacagtgaaacccaggctacctaagtatgattctcaatcagagacaactaatgacacctgcctctgattgagaaccatacttggccgaaacatagaaatacccaaatcatataaaaacaaacatagactgcccaaaccctccccccccccaaaggtgcagactccggctgcaaaaccttaacctataggggagggtctgggtgggcgtctgtccgcggtggcggctctggcgcaggacgcggaccccacttcaccaacatcttagtccgccttcttgtccacttccgtggcctcctaaccatggtgaccctactaaatgaccccactggactgagaggcagctcgggacagaggggcggaagctctggacagaggggcggaagctctggacagaggggcggaagctctggacagaggggcggaagctctggacagagggggggaagctctggacagaagggcaggggctctgggctgaggggctctggcgcctctgggctgactggcggcactggtggcccctggctgactggcggcactggcggcccctggctgactggcggcactggcggcccctggctgactggcggcactggcggcccctggctgactggcggcactggcggcccctggctgactggcggcactggcggcccctggctgactggctgcactggcggcccctggctgactggcggcactggcggctccttgcagacttgcggcactggcggcgctgggcagactggaggcactggtggcgctgggcagacaggtggctcaggcggcactgggcagacgggtggctcagatggcgctgggcagaccggtagctcagatggcgctgggcagactggcgactctgatggcgctgggcagacgggaagctctggcaacgctggagaggtaggctctggcagcgctggactgagcatctctggcgcctctggaatgaggggctctagcgcctttggactgaggggcaggagctctggcagcgccaaaCAGGCggcagactccggcagcgctggagaggaggaaggctctagcagcgc
The window above is part of the Oncorhynchus masou masou isolate Uvic2021 chromosome 30, UVic_Omas_1.1, whole genome shotgun sequence genome. Proteins encoded here:
- the LOC135522146 gene encoding keratin, type I cytoskeletal 9-like, with product MVTLLNDPTGLRGSSGQRGGSSGQRGGSSGQRGGSSGQRGGSSGQRGGSSGQKGRGSGLRGSGASGLTGGTGGPWLTGGTGGPWLTGGTGGPWLTGGTGGPWLTGGTGGPWLTGGTGGPWLTGCTGGPWLTGGTGGSLQTCGTGGAGQTGGTGGAGQTGGSGGTGQTGGSDGAGQTGSSDGAGQTGDSDGAGQTGSSGNAGEVGSGSAGLSISGASGMRGSSAFGLRGRSSGSAKQAADSGSAGEEEGSSSAGLRSSGASGMRGGSSGCAGEEEGSGSAGQAGAPVGMRWRDSLV